A genome region from Haliotis asinina isolate JCU_RB_2024 chromosome 11, JCU_Hal_asi_v2, whole genome shotgun sequence includes the following:
- the LOC137256502 gene encoding uncharacterized protein has translation MESNQRVRRSARIKKRPERFYDSSYFKKLRGTSRSSPRPKPTSATVNTISRKWLEDGSRHYRSITDNLCLTLRKHRLNLALNCYDKALALAQSPEDKASASKNMGVASWKMASMLKQDTNAETQVSFYFTQAMRYLQHAQDYGHSMTEEWKGKLCTIGTRCWSEAMNKYDDFDIEDRVKAIAPFLEYILLPKLKAEAYLEQAQNYFKCGITVLQVGNYKECLSYMRDCNFPLNEARRFGSGCVLSEVDLLEKDVFIHTCVAESVQARETGDALFTQLVVEEEFLSFTRVYDVIDLYHKAVLLTRGQDLEMEAIAHSRLGRVYDRILKIRSKAKENYRYSLDLAQSMEPRNFQTEEWFKMAAAALQRFQQETVMGEEERRWKQKEAILKQMTREVTALKRQFTLRNKFEFLQYVYKTFPPKNPLHVLADIKEKYPTYTMLKKLYQKAITHYHPDKADVERDGKKWKVLSEEITKYLTQHYENMKL, from the exons ATGGAGTCAAACCAAAG AGTCAGGAGGAGTGCTCGAATCAAGAAGCGACCAGAACGTTTCTACGATTCCAGTTACTTCAAGAAGTTGCGTGGCACCAGCAGGTCCAGTCCACGGCCCAAGCCAACCTCTGCTACAGTCAACACCATCTCAAGAAAATGGTTGGAAGATGGCAGCAGACACTACCGCTCCATCACCGATAACCTATGTTTGACCTTGAGGAAGCATCGTCTCAATCTGGCGCTTAACTGTTATGACAAGGCATTGGCCCTTGCACAATCACCGGAGGACAAGGCATCAGCATCCAAGAACATGGGCGTGGCTTCATGGAAGATGGCGTCTATGTTGAAGCAGGATACCAACGCTGAAACTCAG GTCAGTTTCTACTTCACACAAGCCATGAGGTATCTCCAGCATGCCCAAGACTATGGACATAGCATGACAGAAGAATGGAAAGGGAAGCTGTGCACTATTGGAACACGCTGCTGGTCCGAGGCCATGAACAAGTATGATGACTTTGACATTGAGGACAGGGTCAAGGCCATAGCACCTTTTCTTGAATACATTCTCTTGCCCAAGTTAAAGGCTGAGGCATACCTGGAACAGGCACAGAATTATTTCAAGTGTGGGATCACTGTCCTCcaggttggaaactacaaagAATGTTTGTCCTACATGCGTGACTGCAACTTTCCTTTGAATGAGGCCCGACGGTTTGGGTCAGGttgtgtactgtctgaagtggACCTCTTGGAGAAAGATGTCTTCATCCATACGTGTGTAGCAGAGTCTGTGCAAGCAAGAGAAACAG GTGATGCACTGTTTACCCAGTTGGTTGTTGAAGAGGAGTTTCTCAGTTTCACACGGGTCTACGATGTCATTGACCTCTACCACAAG GCTGTGTTACTCACTCGAGGTCAAGACCTTGAAATGGAGGCTATAGCTCATTCACGGCTGGGCAGAGTATACGACCGTATTCTGAAGATTCGGTCCAAGGCCAAGGAAAATTATCGATATTCTCTGGACCTGGCACAGAGCATGGAGCCACGGAACTTCCAGACTGAAG AATGGTTCAAGATGGCAGCAGCAGCACTCCAGCGCTTCCAGCAGGAGACTGTGATGGGGGAGGAAGAACGTCGTTGGAAGCAGAAAGAAGCCATCTTGAAACAAATGACAAGGGAGGTCACTGCGCTCAAACGACAGTTCACACTTAGAAACAAGTTTGAGTTTCTCCAGTATGTGTACAAGACATTCCCGCCTAAGAATCCTCTCCATGTCTTGGCTGACATCAAGGAGAAGTACCCCACGTACACAATGTTGAAGAAGTTGTACCAGAAGGCCATCACACACTACCATCCTGACAAGGCTGATGTGGAGAGGGATGGGAAGAAATGGAAAGTGCTGAGTGAGGAAATCACAAAGTACCTGACTCAGCATTATGAGAATATGAAGCTTTAG